DNA from Bradyrhizobium japonicum USDA 6:
ACCGGCTTTGCGCGCGGCAGCACCAGCGTCAGCAGGCGCAACAGCTTGATCGCCTGCACCTCATGGGGGTCCACGTCCTCGTCGGCAGCCGCGACGCGCTCCGACAGTTCCATCAAATGGGCCGACAGCGGCAGGTCCGAGACCGGACGCAACGTGTCGATCACCACATTGGCAAAGTCGGGCTCCTCGAGTCGTTCCGCCAGTTCGTCGAATATCGCAAACAGCCGGTCGTCACTGATGTGAGGCGCCAGTCCGCGATCCCTGATGAAGCGGATCACCTCGTCGCGCTCGACCGGCGAAACGCGCCGGTCTGCGACCGCGACGAGCGCGCCGGCAATGACCAACGCGACCGCGGCCTGCTCGTTCAGCCTGGACGGTTCGGTGATCTCGATCTCGGTCGGATTGGAATTGGCGGCGTCGGACATCGTAGCTCCCTTACGTTGCGAAATGACCGCGCGGAGCTGCGATGGGGACGATTGGTCGGAGGAAA
Protein-coding regions in this window:
- a CDS encoding TerB family tellurite resistance protein: MSDAANSNPTEIEITEPSRLNEQAAVALVIAGALVAVADRRVSPVERDEVIRFIRDRGLAPHISDDRLFAIFDELAERLEEPDFANVVIDTLRPVSDLPLSAHLMELSERVAAADEDVDPHEVQAIKLLRLLTLVLPRAKPVAPGSADTERRAAAQE